In a genomic window of Methanogenium sp. S4BF:
- the rsmA gene encoding 16S rRNA (adenine(1518)-N(6)/adenine(1519)-N(6))-dimethyltransferase RsmA produces MKAPRDQHFLTDKKAIERIASAADVSGKRVLEIGPGEGPLTRALLDHGAVVTAIELDSGLIEYLNNRFHREIRSGELTLIHGNAVKCEYPPFDISVSNLPYSASSKITFRLLEAGFEEAILMYQKEFGQRMIAPPGTPGVGRLSIMVQTYAKAKPIMQLSAKAFSPPPAVQSWVMRIIPRDPPHPIDDHQFYALVVRELFSHRRKTIRKALRISAGIIGKERVKAIEQTIPEEILAKRPEELLLSDFAKIANAGSSENNS; encoded by the coding sequence ATGAAAGCACCTCGCGATCAACATTTTTTAACGGACAAAAAGGCAATTGAGCGGATTGCCTCTGCGGCTGATGTTTCAGGGAAGCGCGTACTTGAGATTGGACCTGGAGAGGGGCCACTTACCCGAGCACTTCTGGATCATGGCGCCGTCGTTACTGCAATTGAGCTTGATTCTGGTTTAATTGAATACCTGAACAACCGTTTTCACCGTGAAATACGATCCGGTGAGCTTACACTGATTCACGGGAATGCAGTAAAATGTGAGTATCCGCCGTTTGATATTTCAGTCTCAAATCTCCCGTATTCTGCATCCTCAAAGATTACCTTCAGACTTCTTGAGGCAGGATTTGAAGAGGCCATCCTGATGTATCAGAAAGAATTCGGTCAACGGATGATTGCTCCTCCCGGCACCCCCGGTGTTGGCAGACTTTCAATTATGGTTCAGACGTATGCAAAGGCAAAGCCCATTATGCAGCTTTCAGCAAAGGCATTCTCCCCTCCACCAGCTGTCCAGTCCTGGGTCATGCGCATCATCCCACGGGATCCACCGCACCCAATAGATGATCATCAGTTTTACGCTCTTGTCGTTCGTGAACTGTTTTCCCACCGCAGAAAGACCATACGCAAAGCCCTCCGGATATCGGCGGGCATTATCGGGAAAGAGCGGGTGAAAGCAATTGAACAGACCATTCCGGAAGAAATTCTTGCAAAAAGGCCTGAGGAACTCCTGCTGAGCGATTTTGCAAAAATTGCAAATGCAGGTTCTTCAGAAAATAACAGCTAA
- a CDS encoding DUF655 domain-containing protein: MRSDKKEIYAVVIEYLPRGRGDAGGRQQYKHEPILQAVGKDQFKLLELVPKVDAISINEEVYIGDKERDKIERVKRRIGYADLTQTAKVELPFAIAGIVKDDEERYVAFYNNAVPISIKLHMLHLLPGIGKKLMQEILAERQKRPFTSFSDISERIKTIPHPEQMIVKRVLEEIEDPDIKYRIFTSR; the protein is encoded by the coding sequence ATGCGATCTGACAAGAAAGAAATCTATGCAGTTGTTATAGAGTATCTTCCCCGTGGCCGGGGAGATGCAGGCGGGAGGCAACAATATAAGCATGAACCAATTCTTCAGGCTGTTGGGAAAGACCAGTTCAAGCTTCTCGAGCTTGTTCCAAAAGTCGATGCCATATCAATTAATGAGGAGGTCTATATCGGTGATAAGGAACGGGACAAAATTGAACGGGTTAAACGTCGCATCGGGTATGCAGATCTCACCCAGACTGCAAAGGTTGAACTGCCATTTGCAATCGCAGGTATCGTCAAAGACGATGAGGAGCGGTATGTTGCCTTTTACAATAATGCTGTTCCAATTTCAATCAAACTCCACATGCTTCACCTCCTGCCTGGTATTGGGAAGAAACTGATGCAGGAAATTCTTGCAGAACGGCAAAAACGTCCGTTTACAAGTTTCTCTGACATCAGCGAACGAATTAAGACGATACCTCACCCAGAACAGATGATCGTGAAAAGAGTGTTGGAAGAGATCGAAGATCCGGATATTAAATACCGTATCTTTACATCACGATGA
- a CDS encoding RNA polymerase Rpb4 family protein: MNVKGIVDEERITLSEVKETLLAVEASRLESGSELPYELRRSIEHANQLAKTSPENARSLVENLLTLEKMKPDIAYRIANLMPRSRDELRAIYAKERFTLSGEELDEIIELVITHY, translated from the coding sequence ATGAATGTTAAAGGAATTGTCGATGAAGAGAGAATTACATTATCAGAAGTAAAGGAAACACTTCTCGCAGTAGAAGCATCCAGACTTGAATCCGGCAGTGAACTTCCGTACGAACTCCGCAGGAGTATCGAACATGCCAACCAGTTAGCAAAAACAAGCCCAGAAAATGCACGTTCACTTGTGGAAAACCTGCTGACACTCGAAAAGATGAAACCAGACATTGCATACCGCATTGCAAATCTTATGCCAAGGAGCAGAGATGAACTCAGGGCTATCTATGCAAAAGAACGGTTTACTCTTTCCGGTGAAGAACTCGATGAGATAATTGAACTGGTCATCACCCATTACTGA
- a CDS encoding 50S ribosomal protein L21e, with amino-acid sequence MAHHNGPRKKTRGKFKKALRRRGIAPVTTIIQSFDEGTKVHIVIDSSIQKGMPHRRFHGKTGTVVGKRGRAWVLEVNDGNKTKTVISKPQHLKPQKQ; translated from the coding sequence ATGGCACATCACAACGGTCCACGTAAAAAAACTCGCGGTAAATTCAAGAAAGCACTGAGGCGTCGCGGTATTGCACCGGTAACAACCATCATCCAGTCATTTGATGAAGGTACAAAAGTTCATATCGTAATTGATTCCAGTATTCAGAAAGGGATGCCTCACAGGCGTTTCCACGGAAAGACAGGAACTGTTGTCGGAAAACGTGGACGTGCATGGGTTCTTGAGGTAAATGACGGTAATAAAACAAAAACTGTCATCTCAAAACCACAACACCTAAAACCACAAAAACAATAA
- a CDS encoding tRNA pseudouridine(54/55) synthase Pus10, which produces MGVIEETREILAYGTICNHCLGRFFGKRSFGLANEERGRALRTALALEDNYPYTEETKPCWICGNMFDETEAWAEKIEESVRGIEFSTLLVGCRVPPIMAESEEMVWSDLGLTSPETLKAQFNREVGKAFSARSGSEVDFKRPDLVAVCNPADKSVEIEINPIYIYGRYRKYERGIPQTRWHCRECHGEGCERCGFTGKMYADSVEELIGRPAAECFNAEDVILHGAGREDIDARMIGTGRPFIIEIVHPMKRSISLSVLEEKINSTAGGRVTVVLDHISDRREVETIKSGKAHKKYSILVEVDGDFSDDDVKLSLSALKGASISQRTPHRVAHRRADKERKRNVIDICLRGVEDGQYRIEVLGDAGLYIKELISGDEGRTNPSLTECIGAPAKVTALDVIMVEGVVPEKENKFQED; this is translated from the coding sequence ATCGGAGTAATCGAAGAAACACGGGAAATACTTGCATATGGAACCATATGCAACCACTGCCTTGGAAGATTCTTTGGGAAACGTTCATTCGGACTTGCCAATGAAGAACGGGGCAGGGCATTACGTACAGCACTCGCACTTGAAGATAATTATCCATACACGGAAGAGACGAAACCCTGCTGGATCTGCGGAAACATGTTTGATGAAACAGAAGCATGGGCAGAAAAAATCGAGGAGAGTGTCCGCGGCATTGAATTTTCAACGCTTTTGGTCGGCTGCCGTGTACCACCCATTATGGCAGAGAGCGAAGAGATGGTCTGGAGCGATCTTGGCCTCACCTCTCCGGAAACCCTGAAGGCACAGTTCAACCGTGAAGTAGGCAAGGCATTCTCTGCCAGAAGCGGATCAGAAGTTGATTTCAAGCGCCCGGATCTGGTTGCTGTCTGCAATCCGGCCGATAAAAGCGTTGAAATTGAGATCAATCCCATCTATATCTATGGAAGATACCGGAAATACGAACGGGGTATTCCGCAGACACGATGGCACTGCCGTGAATGCCATGGAGAAGGTTGCGAACGGTGCGGCTTTACCGGCAAAATGTATGCTGATTCTGTTGAAGAGCTTATCGGACGGCCTGCCGCAGAATGCTTCAACGCCGAAGATGTAATTCTCCATGGTGCAGGAAGAGAGGATATTGATGCCCGGATGATCGGCACCGGAAGGCCGTTTATTATCGAGATTGTTCATCCGATGAAACGCAGCATCTCCCTTTCTGTACTCGAAGAGAAAATTAATTCCACCGCAGGCGGACGGGTAACGGTTGTCCTGGATCATATCAGTGACCGGCGCGAGGTGGAAACAATTAAATCGGGAAAAGCGCATAAGAAATACAGCATTCTGGTAGAAGTAGACGGCGATTTCTCTGATGATGACGTCAAATTATCCCTGTCTGCCCTAAAAGGGGCGTCAATATCGCAGCGCACCCCTCATAGGGTAGCTCACCGAAGGGCTGACAAGGAGAGAAAACGGAACGTCATTGACATCTGTCTGAGAGGTGTAGAGGACGGCCAATACAGAATTGAAGTCCTCGGAGACGCAGGCCTTTATATTAAAGAGCTCATCTCAGGAGATGAAGGGAGAACAAATCCGAGCCTCACTGAATGCATTGGGGCACCCGCAAAAGTAACAGCCCTCGACGTTATCATGGTCGAAGGTGTTGTTCCTGAAAAGGAAAACAAATTCCAGGAGGATTAG
- the trmY gene encoding tRNA (pseudouridine(54)-N(1))-methyltransferase TrmY, with translation MKQFIVIGHLARTDGDFSLNDMPGGAGRMDVLCRCINSSFFLSHNLRRDVECYLVLLGEPDPPKTVLFRGDALRYLSPDERSAGALIKKVLALPCDEEFRESTPGVYVRRGGLEKLLTECSPALLDENGTDIRHMQDLPSAYLLSDHQNFSESESAITDHLPRISVGPAILHADHTITVVLNEMDRREKSSE, from the coding sequence ATGAAACAGTTTATCGTCATCGGGCATCTCGCCCGGACAGACGGAGACTTTTCTCTCAATGATATGCCAGGCGGGGCTGGAAGAATGGATGTCCTTTGCCGGTGCATAAACTCATCATTTTTCCTTTCACATAACCTCAGGCGTGATGTGGAATGTTATCTGGTGCTATTGGGTGAACCGGATCCCCCAAAGACTGTCTTATTCAGAGGGGATGCTCTCAGGTACCTCAGTCCGGACGAGCGTAGTGCAGGAGCACTCATCAAAAAAGTCCTTGCATTACCCTGTGATGAAGAGTTCCGTGAATCAACACCCGGAGTATATGTCCGCAGAGGAGGATTGGAAAAACTTCTCACAGAATGCAGTCCGGCCCTTCTTGATGAAAACGGCACAGATATCCGGCATATGCAGGATCTTCCGTCAGCCTATCTTCTCTCAGACCATCAGAACTTCTCAGAGAGTGAGAGTGCAATCACAGACCATCTGCCACGCATATCTGTTGGTCCGGCCATCCTTCACGCTGACCATACCATTACTGTTGTTCTCAATGAAATGGACAGGAGGGAGAAATCATCGGAGTAA
- a CDS encoding signal recognition particle protein Srp54: MLDRFGTGLKDAVKKLAGKSVIDKAAVDELVRDLQRVLIQSDVNVKLVMELTNTIKKRSLEEEPPKGMGAREHVLRIVYEELVHLMGEEVEVRLESQTILMAGLQGSGKTTTTGKLARFFQRKGLRVGVICADVFRPGAYDQLSTLCRKVNVPCYGEPGETDAVGIVTRGMKELTGTEVLIIDTQGRHALEDELIEEIIALNQLSRATHRWLVIDAALGQQAREQARRFHEAIDIDGVIITKMDGTAKGGGALSAVAETESGIVFVGSGETIENLERFDPDGFISRLLGMGDLRALIERAEEAISPEDVDVNAMLKGKFTLRDMYKQLEALKKMGPLKQVMNMLPLGNVDLPQDAFDVTSVKMDRFKYIMDSMTNEELDNPGIISGSRIQRISIGSGTSPEEVRELIKYYKTMQRTLKTMRGGQGKFNMQRMMKKFGGM; encoded by the coding sequence ATGCTGGACAGATTTGGTACTGGCCTCAAGGATGCGGTGAAGAAACTTGCAGGGAAATCTGTCATCGACAAAGCAGCAGTCGATGAACTGGTCCGTGATCTGCAACGGGTGCTCATCCAGTCAGACGTTAATGTGAAGCTCGTCATGGAGCTCACAAACACCATCAAAAAACGTTCCCTTGAGGAAGAACCACCAAAGGGAATGGGTGCACGCGAACATGTACTCAGAATTGTATATGAAGAGCTTGTGCACCTGATGGGAGAGGAAGTCGAAGTACGACTTGAATCCCAGACAATTCTGATGGCCGGCCTGCAGGGAAGTGGAAAAACAACAACAACCGGCAAACTTGCACGCTTTTTCCAGAGAAAAGGGCTCCGTGTGGGTGTCATCTGTGCTGACGTCTTCCGGCCCGGTGCATATGATCAGCTTAGCACCCTCTGCCGGAAAGTCAATGTTCCCTGCTATGGAGAACCGGGTGAAACCGATGCCGTCGGTATTGTTACCCGCGGAATGAAAGAGCTGACCGGTACAGAAGTCCTGATCATCGATACTCAGGGCAGGCACGCACTTGAGGATGAACTGATTGAGGAGATCATTGCACTCAACCAGCTGTCCCGTGCTACCCATCGCTGGCTTGTCATTGACGCTGCACTCGGTCAGCAGGCACGGGAACAGGCGCGCAGGTTCCATGAGGCAATAGACATTGACGGGGTCATCATTACCAAAATGGATGGTACCGCAAAGGGTGGAGGTGCTCTTTCTGCAGTGGCAGAGACCGAATCAGGCATTGTATTCGTCGGCAGCGGCGAAACAATAGAGAACCTTGAACGGTTTGATCCGGACGGATTCATATCCCGCCTGCTTGGAATGGGAGACCTCAGGGCACTCATCGAACGTGCCGAAGAGGCAATATCCCCCGAGGATGTGGATGTCAATGCGATGCTCAAAGGGAAGTTTACCCTTCGTGACATGTACAAACAGCTTGAGGCCCTGAAAAAGATGGGACCCTTAAAGCAGGTCATGAATATGCTCCCGCTGGGAAATGTTGACCTCCCCCAGGATGCCTTTGATGTAACGTCGGTGAAGATGGACCGCTTTAAATATATCATGGATTCGATGACCAACGAAGAACTTGACAATCCGGGTATTATCAGCGGTTCACGGATTCAGCGGATATCAATCGGATCCGGCACCTCCCCTGAAGAAGTGCGCGAGTTAATCAAATATTACAAAACAATGCAGCGTACCCTGAAGACCATGCGTGGGGGACAGGGTAAGTTCAATATGCAGCGAATGATGAAAAAATTCGGCGGGATGTAA
- the ftsY gene encoding signal recognition particle-docking protein FtsY, whose protein sequence is MFDSLKSKLKGVRGIFSREIEQSIIEEVSGDREIVSPVPETAPEEISADKQSSYSAEPPKITEPELPSEQKKEKIAFSAKIRSLVKDREVHISEKKIEGPLQELEIVLLENDVALQTVDAISEQMRNELTGSTKKIGSSIDSLVMDALRDALLDVLGEGFSLTTYIDTHDHPVKVLFTGVNGAGKTTTIAKVAAYLKGQGYSVVIGSGDTFRAGANEQMQTHADRVGVKVIRHQEGADPSAVLFDAVQYAKAHGIDVVLADTAGRFHNRANLMNQLAKIRRVFGPDIVAYVDEAVAGNDAVIRAEEFNNAVGTDVVVLTKADMDTRGGAAISIAHTIGRPIMFLGTGQEYTDIIPFEPKAVVSDLLGDE, encoded by the coding sequence ATGTTTGATTCTCTGAAATCAAAACTGAAAGGGGTACGCGGGATATTTTCCCGTGAAATAGAACAGTCTATTATTGAAGAAGTATCAGGGGACAGAGAGATAGTATCTCCAGTCCCTGAAACAGCCCCTGAAGAGATCTCAGCGGATAAACAATCTTCGTATTCAGCTGAGCCGCCTAAAATAACAGAACCTGAACTTCCTTCAGAACAAAAGAAGGAAAAGATAGCCTTTTCTGCAAAAATTCGGTCTTTGGTTAAAGATCGGGAAGTCCATATCTCTGAGAAAAAAATTGAGGGGCCGCTTCAGGAACTTGAAATAGTACTGCTCGAAAATGATGTCGCTCTGCAGACAGTTGATGCCATATCAGAACAGATGCGCAATGAGCTGACCGGAAGCACCAAAAAAATCGGTTCGTCCATTGACAGTCTTGTGATGGATGCCCTCAGAGATGCCCTCCTTGATGTCCTGGGTGAAGGGTTCTCGCTTACCACATACATTGACACCCATGACCATCCGGTGAAAGTCCTATTTACCGGTGTCAACGGTGCAGGGAAGACAACAACCATTGCAAAGGTGGCAGCTTACCTGAAAGGACAAGGGTATTCAGTCGTCATTGGTTCCGGTGATACATTCAGGGCCGGTGCAAATGAACAGATGCAGACCCATGCAGACCGTGTCGGGGTAAAGGTCATCCGCCACCAGGAAGGCGCAGATCCGTCTGCTGTCCTCTTCGATGCTGTCCAATACGCAAAGGCTCATGGAATCGACGTCGTACTTGCAGATACTGCAGGACGATTCCATAACCGGGCAAACCTGATGAATCAGCTTGCGAAGATTCGCCGAGTCTTTGGCCCGGACATTGTTGCATATGTCGACGAGGCAGTTGCCGGGAATGACGCTGTTATCAGGGCAGAAGAGTTTAACAATGCTGTGGGAACAGATGTTGTTGTACTTACAAAAGCTGACATGGATACCCGGGGCGGTGCAGCAATCTCGATTGCGCACACAATCGGTCGTCCGATAATGTTCCTTGGAACAGGTCAGGAATATACTGACATCATTCCATTCGAACCGAAAGCCGTGGTCAGCGACCTTCTCGGAGATGAATAA
- the pfdA gene encoding prefoldin subunit alpha gives MENVDAREFQMLEQYLEQFTQQVEAYSRQLEMLENRRVETATAVETLKTLAGQEGPTVLLQIGGGASLRVHVPDTDTVLLNIGADVVVERTNAETVDYLEERITEMEALAKKIAESIEQVQKQARDVAKRMESAYSQAQARMAPGMQG, from the coding sequence ATGGAGAATGTTGATGCCCGTGAATTTCAGATGCTTGAACAGTATCTTGAACAGTTCACGCAGCAGGTTGAAGCATACTCCCGGCAGCTTGAAATGCTCGAGAACAGAAGGGTGGAGACTGCAACTGCAGTTGAAACCCTGAAAACTCTGGCAGGCCAGGAAGGACCGACAGTACTTCTCCAGATCGGTGGCGGAGCAAGCCTGAGAGTACATGTGCCTGATACAGATACTGTGCTCTTAAACATCGGTGCAGATGTGGTTGTTGAACGGACAAACGCTGAAACAGTGGATTATCTCGAAGAGCGCATAACAGAGATGGAAGCGCTTGCCAAAAAAATTGCTGAGTCCATCGAGCAGGTCCAGAAGCAGGCACGCGATGTTGCCAAAAGAATGGAATCGGCATATTCGCAGGCCCAGGCCCGGATGGCTCCGGGGATGCAGGGCTGA
- the rpl18a gene encoding 50S ribosomal protein L18Ae: protein MTDLNFEITGKYRERDVWKPFNKVIVAPNEKVAEERAFTVIGSKHRLKRNYIKIKTITPTNGE, encoded by the coding sequence ATGACAGACCTGAATTTTGAAATCACCGGTAAATACCGGGAACGCGATGTATGGAAACCATTTAACAAAGTAATTGTGGCACCGAATGAGAAAGTCGCTGAAGAGCGGGCTTTTACGGTCATCGGCAGTAAACACCGCCTGAAGAGAAACTACATTAAAATTAAAACAATTACCCCGACGAATGGTGAATAA
- a CDS encoding translation initiation factor IF-6: MTETIDIAGNEHIGVYCRAFDDVAFVAPDAPDRFIQVVGEELSVPVVQTTIQGCSIIGSLLVGNNRGFIVSGMATPEEIAVLQEYRDVLLLERGMNAAGNIILANDDLAVIHPDMPERFAEEIAAFLEVPVLMMPIGGIPTVGMTAVATTRGFLLPPRASRQEIEAIEEYTDLPVGTGTVNMGTNLIGTGLIANNSGYVAGSATSGYELGRIEEVFGFVE; this comes from the coding sequence ATGACTGAAACGATCGATATCGCAGGCAACGAACATATCGGTGTATATTGCAGGGCATTTGATGATGTGGCTTTTGTCGCTCCGGATGCCCCTGACCGGTTTATTCAGGTAGTTGGGGAAGAACTTTCGGTGCCGGTTGTACAGACAACAATACAGGGATGTTCGATTATCGGGTCACTTCTTGTGGGAAATAACCGCGGATTCATTGTGAGCGGCATGGCTACACCTGAAGAGATAGCAGTACTTCAGGAGTACCGTGACGTATTGCTACTTGAACGGGGCATGAACGCTGCCGGAAATATCATTCTCGCAAATGATGATCTCGCGGTGATTCACCCGGATATGCCTGAGCGCTTTGCGGAGGAGATCGCAGCATTTCTTGAAGTTCCGGTTCTCATGATGCCGATCGGTGGTATACCTACAGTCGGAATGACTGCAGTTGCAACCACCCGCGGCTTTCTTTTGCCCCCCCGGGCATCCCGCCAGGAGATAGAGGCAATCGAAGAGTACACCGACTTACCCGTCGGTACCGGGACGGTAAACATGGGAACCAATCTCATCGGAACAGGCCTGATTGCGAATAATTCCGGTTATGTGGCCGGAAGTGCAACAAGCGGGTACGAGCTTGGCAGAATTGAAGAAGTATTTGGATTTGTGGAGTGA
- a CDS encoding 50S ribosomal protein L31e — translation MANILNEQIYIIPLRDVKKAPRWRRSQRAMKEIRSYLMKHMKSEDVKLDQTINEKVWERGSEKPPRKIRIRAMKFEDGQVQAELAEE, via the coding sequence ATGGCTAACATTCTCAACGAACAGATTTACATCATCCCCCTCAGGGATGTCAAGAAGGCTCCCCGATGGAGACGGAGCCAGCGTGCAATGAAAGAAATCCGTTCTTACCTCATGAAGCACATGAAGAGTGAAGACGTGAAGCTTGACCAGACGATTAATGAAAAGGTCTGGGAACGGGGATCCGAAAAGCCTCCCCGCAAGATTCGCATCCGTGCCATGAAGTTCGAGGACGGACAGGTTCAGGCTGAACTTGCGGAAGAGTAA
- a CDS encoding 50S ribosomal protein L39e, translating into MSKPTKGRKIRLAKACEQNRRVPAWVMVKTKRSVVSHPRRRNWRRSSLKV; encoded by the coding sequence ATGAGTAAACCGACAAAAGGCCGAAAAATACGGCTAGCCAAGGCATGTGAACAGAACCGTCGTGTTCCGGCATGGGTAATGGTAAAGACCAAGCGCAGCGTGGTCAGTCACCCCCGCCGCCGTAACTGGAGACGCAGTTCCTTGAAGGTGTGA
- a CDS encoding alpha hydrolase: protein MKAGILFSGGKDSSLAALMLSRDYEVELNTFVFDERRTVPELESAADALGFPLVWRVFEPDFLETVVELMVSTGYPNDAINLVHRNAVRTLAGFYDVIGDGTRLNDRVPMLSLSEVQSLEARHECSYVRPLLGFGKTEVERLANRHFTVSYGETGIIHNGDYEHEIRAAFNARGIDPYTIFPNRHQQSLVTGRNDEMEVVN from the coding sequence ATGAAGGCAGGAATACTCTTCTCCGGAGGAAAAGACAGCTCCCTCGCGGCCCTCATGCTCTCCAGAGATTATGAGGTCGAACTGAATACGTTCGTCTTTGATGAACGCAGAACAGTTCCAGAGCTTGAGAGTGCGGCAGATGCCCTTGGGTTTCCTTTGGTCTGGAGAGTATTTGAGCCGGATTTTCTGGAAACGGTTGTCGAACTGATGGTATCGACGGGATATCCCAACGATGCCATAAACCTCGTGCACAGGAACGCCGTCAGGACTCTTGCAGGGTTTTATGACGTTATAGGGGATGGTACACGGCTGAATGACCGTGTTCCAATGCTCAGCCTATCGGAGGTTCAGAGCCTCGAAGCGAGGCATGAGTGTTCCTACGTGCGCCCTCTGCTCGGATTCGGAAAAACTGAGGTGGAACGCCTGGCAAACAGGCATTTTACCGTTTCCTATGGTGAAACGGGCATCATCCACAACGGGGACTATGAACACGAAATCCGGGCAGCATTCAACGCACGGGGTATCGATCCGTATACGATATTTCCAAACCGCCACCAGCAGTCTCTGGTGACGGGCCGGAATGATGAAATGGAAGTGGTGAATTAA
- a CDS encoding DNA-binding protein, with product MGDDELNELRRRRMEDYQRQQQQQGAMEEEMARQRQQQEAQIHMILMQILEPEARERLNTIKLTRPDFAKAVEQQLVILAQSGRLRGKISDEMLKSLLAQLMPQKTDYKITRK from the coding sequence ATGGGAGACGACGAGCTGAACGAACTCCGCCGGAGAAGAATGGAGGATTACCAGCGCCAGCAGCAACAGCAGGGCGCAATGGAAGAGGAGATGGCGCGCCAGCGGCAACAGCAGGAAGCACAGATCCACATGATCCTCATGCAGATCCTGGAACCGGAGGCGCGCGAGCGGTTGAACACCATCAAACTGACCCGCCCGGACTTTGCAAAAGCTGTCGAGCAGCAGCTGGTCATCCTCGCACAGAGCGGGCGCCTTCGTGGCAAGATCTCTGACGAGATGCTCAAAAGCCTTCTCGCACAACTTATGCCCCAGAAGACAGATTACAAGATCACCCGGAAATGA
- a CDS encoding 30S ribosomal protein S19e, with the protein MTTVYDLPADVLIRKTAEELKAMETVEAPDWAAFAKTGVHKQAPPYDEDWWYTRAAAVLRRIYVDGPIGVERLRSFYGGKQNRGSSPDKFRKGSGSVIRKVVQQLEGEGLIENVENGRKITAKGRSFLDGVAHGLKADVVEQTPALAKY; encoded by the coding sequence ATGACAACCGTATATGATTTGCCTGCAGATGTTCTGATCCGTAAAACGGCTGAAGAACTCAAGGCAATGGAAACAGTGGAAGCACCCGACTGGGCAGCATTTGCCAAGACAGGTGTCCACAAACAGGCACCACCATACGACGAAGACTGGTGGTACACCCGTGCGGCAGCAGTTCTGCGCCGCATCTATGTGGACGGCCCGATTGGTGTAGAGAGACTGAGATCATTCTACGGCGGAAAGCAGAACCGTGGCTCAAGCCCAGACAAGTTCAGGAAAGGATCCGGGTCTGTTATCCGGAAAGTTGTCCAGCAGCTTGAGGGCGAAGGTCTGATTGAGAATGTTGAAAACGGCCGCAAAATCACCGCAAAAGGGAGATCGTTCCTTGACGGTGTTGCACACGGTCTCAAAGCAGATGTCGTAGAGCAGACACCGGCACTTGCAAAATACTGA
- a CDS encoding YhbY family RNA-binding protein produces MGGDIIDKKTASQLKATIWIGKSGVTEQTYEEIRRQIKDRDMVKIKWLRSTEVDPAGIAVACGAELVQTRGRTMVLARQRKPSR; encoded by the coding sequence TTGGGAGGGGATATCATCGATAAAAAGACAGCATCGCAGTTAAAAGCGACAATATGGATTGGAAAAAGCGGAGTTACAGAACAGACATATGAAGAAATCAGGCGCCAGATCAAAGATCGGGATATGGTAAAGATAAAGTGGCTCAGAAGTACAGAGGTGGATCCGGCAGGAATTGCGGTTGCATGCGGGGCAGAACTGGTGCAGACACGGGGCCGCACCATGGTACTTGCACGGCAAAGAAAACCGTCCCGCTGA